One Parus major isolate Abel unplaced genomic scaffold, Parus_major1.1 Scaffold518, whole genome shotgun sequence DNA window includes the following coding sequences:
- the LOC107199237 gene encoding olfactory receptor 14J1-like codes for MSAAPTEAIPAQRPWGNGQTRRASLGLGKQNSEAPGAPDRLKEPHHESHLADCDTIMCYDRYVSICKPLHYETLLGSRACAHMAAAAWASAFLCSLLHTANTFSLPLCHGNVLGQFFCEIPHILKLSCSKSSLGELGLIAVSVCLVFGCFVFIVFSYVQIFRAVLRIPSEQGQHKAFSTCLPHLTVVSLFLSTVMFAHLKPHSISSPSLDLAVSVLYSVVPPALTPLIYSLRNQELKAAVWRMMTGSFQKH; via the exons ATGTCAGCAGCCCCCACTGAGGCCATCCCTGCCCAGAGACCGTGGGGGAATGGGCAGACAAGGAGAGcgtccctggggctggggaagcagAACTCAGAGGCACCAGGGGCTCCAG ACCGACTAAAAGAACCACATCACGAATCCCACCTTGCGGATTGTGACACCATCATGTGCTACGACCGCTACGTGTCCATCTGCAAACCCCTGCACTACGAGACcctcctgggcagcagagcttgTGCCCacatggcagcagctgcctgggccAGTGCCTTTCTCTGTTCACTGCTGCACACGGCCAATACATTTTCCCTGCCCCTGTGCCATGGCAATGTCCTGGGCCAGTTCTTCTGTGAAATCCCACACATCCTCAAGCTCTCCTGCTCCAAATCCTCTCTCGGGGAACTTGGGCTCATTGCAGTCAGTGTCTGTTTGGTATTTGGTTGTTTTGTGTTCATTGTTTTCTCCTATGTGCAGATcttcagggctgtgctgaggatcCCCTCTGAGCAAGGACAGCACAAAGCCTTTTCCACCTGCCTCCCTCACCTGACTGTGGTCTCCCTGTTCCTCAGCACTGTTATGTTTGCTCACTTGAAGCCCCACTCCATCTC ctccccatccctggatctGGCAGTGTCAGTTCTGTACTCGGTGGTGCCTCCAGCCCTGACCCCCCTCATCTACAGCCTGAGGAACCAGGAGCTCAAGGCTGCAGTGTGGAGAATGATGACTGGAtcatttcagaaacattaa
- the LOC107199236 gene encoding RNA-binding protein FUS isoform X1, with translation MAPTPPPLPELLMVGRGAGLLPAELQRLRPGLRHGLGLQPGWLQWLLRPELERYGSGFGSSSYGQALSRGHSQQSYDQQSSYNPPPPLSYSQQGQYSSGSFGSYSQHGLVLSSGGFQEPGETFSSRGGFVRRRSHRNRGAMG, from the exons ATGGCACCTACCCCGCCCCCCCTGCCAGAGCTACTCATGGTGGGGCGGGGAGCAGGGCTACTCCCAGCAGAGCTACAGCGGCTACGGCCAGGGCTCAGACATGGGCTTGGGCTACAGCCAGGGTGGCTACAGTGGCTCCTACGGCCAGAACTAGAGCG TTACGGCAGCGGCTTTGGCAGCTCCAGCTATGGCCAAGCCCTGAGCAGGGGCCACAGCCAGCAAAGCTATGACCAGCAGTCGTCCTACAACCCACCCCCTCCCCTGAGCTACAGCCAGCAGGGCCAGTACAGCTCTGGTAGCT TTGGCAGCTATTCCCAGCATGGCTtagtgctgagctctgggggGTTCCAGGAGCCAGGCGAGACCTTCAGCTCCCGGGGTGGCTTCGTGCGCAGGCGCAGCCACAGGAACCGTGGGGCCATGGGGTGA
- the LOC107199236 gene encoding RNA-binding protein FUS isoform X2, with translation MAPTPPPLPELLMVGRGAGLLPAELQRLRPGLRHGLGLQPGWLQWLLRPELERYGSGFGSSSYGQALSRGHSQQSYDQQSSYNPPPPLSYSQQGQYSSVGSYSQHGLVLSSGGFQEPGETFSSRGGFVRRRSHRNRGAMG, from the exons ATGGCACCTACCCCGCCCCCCCTGCCAGAGCTACTCATGGTGGGGCGGGGAGCAGGGCTACTCCCAGCAGAGCTACAGCGGCTACGGCCAGGGCTCAGACATGGGCTTGGGCTACAGCCAGGGTGGCTACAGTGGCTCCTACGGCCAGAACTAGAGCG TTACGGCAGCGGCTTTGGCAGCTCCAGCTATGGCCAAGCCCTGAGCAGGGGCCACAGCCAGCAAAGCTATGACCAGCAGTCGTCCTACAACCCACCCCCTCCCCTGAGCTACAGCCAGCAGGGCCAGTACAGCTCTG TTGGCAGCTATTCCCAGCATGGCTtagtgctgagctctgggggGTTCCAGGAGCCAGGCGAGACCTTCAGCTCCCGGGGTGGCTTCGTGCGCAGGCGCAGCCACAGGAACCGTGGGGCCATGGGGTGA